TTTGACTGAACTTCCGTGGGGCAAAGACGCTTACGGACAGACTTGCCCGAGTGAGTTTTTCCAGCGCCCTTCCCAGGGAAAGCATGAGAAACACTTCGTTTGACCTACTTTGGATGCACCAATTATTGTTCCGCTGATTCCGACTAACGGATGACGAACGCACACGCGCGGGCTAGGAGCGCACACTAGACACGCGCTCTCGCAGAATTCCAGGCGCGCTCACGGGACGTATGGGACGCAGCTGCTTGTAGTGTAGCGCACGCCTGCCTACCCGCAACAcctctgtgcgcgcgcgcgcgtgcgtccgTACTTTAGGTCTTTTTTTTAAGTGTTGCGTAATCAACAAAGGAGTCCCAGACATCGTCACTATAGAAACTAGTAACCATGGagaacaatgaataaataaacaaacgtCTTTGTCACAAGCCATACAGACATCAGGTACAGGTCCCGTGCGGCACCGCTTTTGGTCTTTTGGCTGGTGGGCTTGTTGCTCATCTCATGGCGGGAACTCCGTTCGGGCACGTCAGGTCAGGTTTATGGCACCGGGGGCACGCTCTTcctcaaacacactcactcactcactcactcactcattcattcagcCGCGCAAcacccgcgtgtgtgtgtgcgcgcgtgagtGGTGGGCGTGCCGTGTGGTCTATAAATGCCCATGTGCGAGTCCCCCCAGATGTAGGAGGGAGCCATAAAAGGCCGCTTGGCGCGTGTGAATAATCCCGGTTTCTGGGTAAGTACAGTTTGTAAAGTCCGCATGCGGCCTCGCGCTGCAGACGGTAGACGAGCGCGTGTGCTCCGGAAGCGCGGCGCAAGCGAGACGATGCTGACCGGGCCGCGCAGCTTCTCGCAGGCGCGAGGCGGCGCGGGAATAGTCCAGAGTACGCCGCAGTTTTAAAGCCGCGCACCTGCTCATGCAGTCTGACGTTTGCCACCGTATTGGTTTTATAACTTGTGCTGTCAGTAGCTGCTGTTTTCCATGATGAGCGATCATTCTGGGATCATTTGGGTTTGTCTTCCAGGTTTCTACGCTGTTCCAGAGGAAATGCTGCTCCTTCGGACCCTGGCGCCGTGGCTGCTGCTCGCCTGCTTCGCCCAGCGACTCTCCGTGGCCGCCGGTGCGCGGCAGAAGGGGCGCCAAGGCAAGGCGCCGGCAGAGCCCGGCAGGGCGCAGGGGGGCGGggacgccgccgccgctgctgccgccggcAAGGGCCGATTCTCCACCGACAGCACGCGGTGCGCATGGTCGGCCAGACAGGACGGCGACGCGGTGAAGCTGCGAATCGGCTGCCAAAGCCTGGAGGCTCGTGACACGGCAGGAGCCGCCGATTTCCGCTGCGAGTACGCCGCCGTGCCCGCGGGCTGCCCGGGCTACCGGTCCGATCCCGGCAGATACTGGAAACAGGTGGCGCGCGCgctgaagaagatgcagaggaaactGTGCAGGGACGAGCGCGCGCTGATCAAGACCGGCATGTGTAAGCGCGCGCCCGCGGCCGCGCACTTCAAACTGATCACCGGCACCGCTTCCGCCACCGCCGCCCCCACCGCCGCCCGCGAGTCGGTGAGACCGACGCCCGGCAGCTCCTGCACGGAGCACGTTGACCAACGCCAACTGGCTCAGGAGTACTGCGGCAGCTCGTGGGCCAGTCTCTGCTCATTCTTCTTCGCCATGGTCCAGAGCGGGGACTGCTGACTGCCCGCCTGGACACGGACCTCACGGACAAGCCCAGATCCTGCAGAGGGTTTAGCTGCCGTTTCGTCTTACCTTTGACTCTTGAACGTAAAGCAGATTAGAGCGTGATCTACGTAGGCTACGAGACAGTGGTGCGTCCTACTACCTCTGGCCACCACACCGCCGATTATCGTGTACTGTTGGCTGACTACCGTTGTATTTATGCCccataaataaatattttctttaTATAATGCGGTGTTTACCGTTGTCTGTATGACTTTCTCGGGATAGGCGCGGGAGGGGGCTTGGGGGGGCTTGTGAAATAAAATGAAGACTGAAATAAAACTGAACAAATATACCAAGGGTTATGCGCACCACTCGCAAAGAGTTTGTTTATCAAGGCACCACAATTAACACCATATAAAGTAGATTAGCTTGTCACACATGTCCATCTGATGCTAACTAAGCACGGCCTTGCACTACACACAGAAACAACAGACCAAGCTCGTTTGGGCCACTGTCAACGCTGAAGTGCGTGGTTATGACGTCACACAACGTCAGCCTAGCCAAGGCAGTTTCTCGTCACCTGCTGGCATGACCAGGGCAGCTTTCCTTAGAGTCACATCAAAATTCTGTTACTTCACAATTGTTTCTGAATAAAAAAGGTGTAAATTTTCTTATCAGTCCTGCTATTTATTGTGAACTTTTTTTCATACTACCAAAAAGTGATATCGAGCCATTCACGCATCCCTACTTCACGCAGCTATGTTTCTCAAACATGCAAATTTCAATGAGTCAAACGTTTTGCCTCTTAAATGGAGAATCGGtccatcatcagcataacagccCAATATTGACTCTTTGCAGAACAACAAACCAAAACTGTGAGAGAGAATCTGGGTTTATGTTGACATTGTTGACCCATGCCATCCTTTGAGGGAAAAGATGGTGACTGAACACCCAGCCTTCATGTACCATATAGATGCTTTAGGGAATACATTGTCCTCCTAACGTCAGACTAGGTAGGCTATAATGTCCTGTTTCATGGACAATCAAAACCAAACTTGCAGGACACTCCACTCACAGCCAAGTCATATGTAACCTCAAGCTTTGAACACCACCAACATCTGGCATGTGCACAGATGTgcacgctcactctctctctcaagcacatgcacacacacacactcatgctaacacacacgtacacatattTGGGTATCCAAAAACAGGGCTATGT
This genomic stretch from Lampris incognitus isolate fLamInc1 chromosome 5, fLamInc1.hap2, whole genome shotgun sequence harbors:
- the LOC130113307 gene encoding fibroblast growth factor-binding protein 1-like; the encoded protein is MLLLRTLAPWLLLACFAQRLSVAAGARQKGRQGKAPAEPGRAQGGGDAAAAAAAGKGRFSTDSTRCAWSARQDGDAVKLRIGCQSLEARDTAGAADFRCEYAAVPAGCPGYRSDPGRYWKQVARALKKMQRKLCRDERALIKTGMCKRAPAAAHFKLITGTASATAAPTAARESVRPTPGSSCTEHVDQRQLAQEYCGSSWASLCSFFFAMVQSGDC